A region from the Geobacter benzoatilyticus genome encodes:
- a CDS encoding bifunctional 2-methylcitrate dehydratase/aconitate hydratase, producing MRATAEVNVRPEPDQVMVDIADYVTGYRATSDEARETARYSLMDALGCGMLALTFPECSKLLGPIVPGTVVPHGSRVPGTRYELDPVKAAFDIGCIIRWLDFNDTWLAAEWGHPSDNLGAILAVADHLSRRSIAKGKAPVTMGEVVTCMVMAHEIQGCLALENSFNRVGLDHVLLVKVASTAVVMRLFGGTKEQIIDVLSQAWVDGQSLRTYRHAPNTGSRKSWAAGDAVSRAVRLALMTLQGEKGYPSALTAPTWGFYDVSFKGKPFRLQRPYGSYVMENVLFKIAYPAEFHAQTAVEAAVRLHPQMRERLPDIEKVVITTHESAIRIISKTGKLHNPADRDHCLQYMTAIGLIFGTLTADHYEEKAAADPRIDALRERMEVVEEPRYSREYLEPDKRSIANAVQVFFRDDTCTERVEVEYPLGHRRRRAEGIPLLLEKFRRNLAVRFPEEQVQRIVDCCRDQQRLENTPAHEFMELFCV from the coding sequence ATGAGAGCGACTGCCGAAGTGAATGTCAGGCCAGAGCCCGATCAGGTGATGGTCGATATTGCCGACTACGTCACGGGCTACCGGGCAACCAGTGACGAGGCCCGTGAAACTGCCCGCTACAGCCTGATGGACGCTCTCGGGTGCGGCATGCTGGCCCTGACGTTCCCGGAATGCAGCAAACTTCTTGGGCCGATAGTCCCCGGCACCGTCGTACCCCACGGCTCCCGGGTGCCGGGTACCCGTTACGAGCTTGACCCCGTCAAGGCCGCCTTCGACATCGGCTGCATCATACGGTGGCTCGACTTTAACGACACCTGGCTGGCCGCGGAATGGGGGCACCCATCCGACAACCTGGGGGCGATCCTGGCCGTTGCCGACCACCTGAGCCGGCGCAGCATTGCCAAAGGGAAAGCTCCGGTGACCATGGGCGAGGTGGTGACCTGCATGGTCATGGCCCATGAAATCCAGGGGTGCCTGGCCCTGGAGAACAGTTTCAACCGGGTGGGGCTCGACCATGTCCTGCTGGTCAAGGTCGCTTCGACCGCGGTTGTCATGAGGCTTTTCGGGGGGACGAAAGAGCAGATAATCGATGTCCTGTCCCAAGCGTGGGTCGACGGCCAGAGCCTGCGCACCTATCGCCATGCGCCCAACACCGGCAGCCGCAAATCCTGGGCCGCCGGAGATGCCGTCAGCCGGGCGGTACGGCTGGCCCTCATGACCCTCCAGGGGGAGAAGGGCTATCCGAGCGCGCTCACCGCCCCAACCTGGGGATTCTACGATGTCTCCTTCAAGGGGAAGCCGTTCCGCCTCCAGCGCCCCTATGGCTCCTACGTCATGGAAAACGTGCTCTTCAAGATCGCCTACCCTGCGGAATTTCATGCCCAGACAGCCGTCGAAGCCGCCGTGCGACTCCATCCCCAGATGCGGGAACGACTCCCGGACATCGAAAAGGTGGTCATCACCACCCACGAATCCGCCATCCGCATCATCAGCAAGACCGGCAAACTCCATAACCCGGCGGACCGGGACCACTGCCTCCAGTATATGACCGCAATCGGCCTCATCTTCGGAACCCTGACCGCCGACCATTACGAGGAGAAGGCGGCGGCCGACCCCCGCATAGATGCCCTGCGGGAGCGGATGGAGGTGGTGGAAGAGCCCCGCTACAGCCGCGAATACCTTGAGCCGGATAAACGTTCCATCGCCAATGCCGTCCAGGTGTTCTTCCGTGACGACACCTGCACCGAGCGTGTCGAGGTGGAATATCCCCTGGGGCATCGTCGGCGCCGCGCCGAAGGGATCCCGCTTCTGCTGGAAAAATTCAGGAGAAACCTTGCAGTACGTTTCCCCGAAGAACAGGTCCAGCGGATAGTCGATTGTTGCCGGGACCAGCAGCGCCTGGAGAATACTCCCGCCCATGAATTCATGGAGTTGTTTTGCGTCTGA
- the trxB gene encoding thioredoxin-disulfide reductase produces the protein METTHHRLIILGSGPAGYTAAVYAARANLNPALITGLAQGGQLMTTTDVDNWPGDPDGVLGPELMDRMRRHAERFNTAMVYDHINKAELRERPFRLEGDNGVYTCDALIIATGATAKYLGLPSEEAFKGKGVSACATCDGFFYRNKPVAVIGGGNTAVEEALYLSNIASHVTVVHRRDKFRSEKILADRLIEKTRGGNVTIEWNHVLDEVLGDESGVTGIRICHTDGTTKDIPVHGCFIAIGHAPNTQLFEGQLEMDNGYIRTLCGGEGNMTATSVPGVFAAGDVQDQHYKQAITSAGTGCMAALDAEKYLESAG, from the coding sequence ATGGAGACAACCCATCACCGGCTGATTATTCTCGGCTCCGGCCCTGCCGGATATACTGCGGCGGTTTACGCAGCGCGGGCAAACCTGAACCCTGCCCTCATAACCGGACTTGCCCAGGGGGGGCAGTTGATGACCACCACCGACGTGGACAACTGGCCCGGCGATCCGGACGGCGTGCTCGGACCGGAGCTGATGGACCGGATGCGCCGCCATGCCGAGCGGTTCAATACCGCGATGGTCTACGACCACATCAACAAGGCTGAACTCCGCGAGCGCCCTTTTCGCCTGGAGGGGGACAACGGCGTTTATACCTGCGATGCCCTCATTATCGCCACCGGCGCCACCGCCAAATACTTGGGCCTTCCGTCGGAAGAGGCATTCAAGGGGAAAGGGGTTTCGGCCTGCGCCACCTGCGACGGCTTTTTCTACCGCAACAAACCGGTTGCGGTAATCGGCGGCGGCAACACCGCCGTGGAGGAGGCGCTCTACCTCTCCAATATCGCCAGCCACGTTACGGTTGTACACCGTCGCGACAAGTTCCGCTCCGAGAAGATTCTTGCCGACCGCCTGATCGAGAAGACCAGGGGGGGCAACGTCACCATCGAATGGAATCATGTGCTGGACGAGGTCCTGGGTGATGAGAGCGGGGTAACCGGTATCCGCATTTGTCATACCGACGGCACCACCAAGGATATTCCGGTGCATGGCTGCTTCATCGCCATCGGCCACGCCCCCAACACCCAGCTGTTCGAGGGACAGTTGGAGATGGACAACGGCTATATCCGCACTCTCTGTGGCGGCGAGGGAAACATGACCGCCACCAGCGTTCCCGGCGTGTTTGCCGCCGGCGACGTCCAGGATCAGCATTACAAACAGGCGATCACCTCCGCCGGCACTGGCTGCATGGCCGCCCTGGACGCCGAAAAATACCTGGAGTCCGCGGGATGA
- a CDS encoding DEAD/DEAH box helicase: MTFSELNLLPPILKAVSACGYTEPTPVQAEAIPKALEGRDLMATAQTGTGKTAAFVLPALQRLALPAQKPGRGPRVLVLTPTRELAQQVTDAVRSYGKLLRIRSGSILGGMPYREQLRLLSAPVDLIVATPGRLVDLLDRGKLNLSRLEVLVLDEADRMLDMGFSDDVDKIAGAAPTDRQTLLFTATMDNTMARLASRLLRDPERIEIATPKTTHEHIEQRLHVADDLSHKNRLLQHLITRDELKKAIIFSATKRDAENMAIELRSQGHSAAALHGDMPQNARNRTIAAMKQGRIRLLVATDVAARGLDVSGISHVINFDLPKFAEDYVHRIGRTGRAGASGIAISFASLSEVSYLARIERYIGQSIPEHRIQGLEPSRPLSRVSANRGSRPGTGTGGPRKNYGNRDAARTGNRSGGAKRTPWGKQTSSNGPIVEYRNSKGRQGSRPS, translated from the coding sequence ATGACGTTTTCCGAACTGAACCTCCTCCCCCCCATTCTTAAGGCGGTCTCCGCCTGCGGCTACACCGAACCGACGCCGGTCCAGGCCGAAGCGATCCCCAAGGCACTGGAAGGGCGCGACCTTATGGCCACCGCCCAGACCGGCACCGGCAAAACCGCAGCCTTTGTCCTGCCGGCACTCCAGCGGCTGGCTCTTCCGGCACAAAAACCAGGCCGGGGCCCGCGTGTCCTCGTTCTGACCCCGACCCGTGAACTGGCCCAGCAGGTCACCGATGCGGTCCGCTCCTACGGCAAGCTCCTGAGGATTCGCAGCGGCTCCATACTGGGCGGAATGCCCTACCGGGAGCAGCTCCGGCTCCTTTCAGCCCCCGTGGACCTGATCGTAGCCACACCTGGACGCCTTGTGGACCTCCTGGACCGGGGAAAGCTCAACCTCTCCCGACTGGAAGTTCTGGTTCTCGACGAAGCCGACCGGATGCTCGACATGGGTTTCAGCGATGATGTGGACAAGATCGCCGGAGCCGCGCCAACGGACCGGCAGACCCTCCTCTTCACGGCCACCATGGACAATACCATGGCGCGACTGGCGAGCCGCCTGCTGCGGGACCCGGAGCGGATCGAAATCGCCACCCCCAAAACGACCCACGAGCATATCGAGCAGCGGCTCCACGTGGCCGATGACCTGTCCCATAAGAACAGGCTCCTGCAGCATCTGATCACTAGGGATGAGCTCAAGAAGGCAATCATCTTCTCAGCCACCAAGCGCGACGCCGAAAACATGGCCATTGAACTCAGGAGCCAGGGGCACTCGGCTGCGGCCCTCCACGGCGACATGCCCCAGAATGCCCGCAACCGGACCATCGCCGCCATGAAGCAAGGGCGGATCAGGCTCCTGGTGGCAACCGACGTGGCGGCCCGCGGGCTGGACGTCTCCGGCATCAGCCATGTCATCAACTTCGACCTGCCGAAATTCGCCGAAGACTACGTCCACCGCATCGGCCGCACCGGCAGGGCGGGGGCATCGGGCATTGCCATCTCCTTCGCATCCCTTAGCGAAGTCAGCTACCTGGCCCGGATTGAGCGCTACATTGGCCAATCAATCCCCGAGCACCGTATCCAGGGTCTCGAACCGAGCCGCCCCCTCTCCCGCGTCTCGGCCAACCGTGGCAGCAGGCCGGGAACCGGCACCGGCGGCCCCCGGAAAAACTACGGGAACCGCGACGCAGCCCGGACGGGCAACAGGTCCGGCGGCGCCAAACGCACCCCCTGGGGCAAGCAGACTTCTTCCAACGGCCCGATTGTGGAGTATCGCAACTCCAAGGGGCGCCAGGGAAGCAGACCTTCCTGA
- a CDS encoding YifB family Mg chelatase-like AAA ATPase, whose amino-acid sequence MLAKALSSALLGIDAVIVDVEVDIAQGLPQFATVGLPDGAVKESKDRVKSALKNAGYDFPPRKITVNLAPADLKKEGAAFDLPISVGILAATGVIKGERLKEYLLLGELSLDGSVKPVRGCLPVAVAARSAGLRGIVVPLENAPEGAVVEGVDVIGVRELAEVVEFLNGEREIEPFRVDVAEFFERSAEAGDDFSEVKGQEHAKRALEVAAAGAHNIIMIGPPGSGKTMLSRRIPTILPRMSFEEAIETTKVYSVMGLLDRENALVAQRPFRSPHHTISDVGLIGGGNMPRPGEVSMANHGVLFLDELPEFKKHVLEVLRQPLEDGRVSISRALMSLTYPSRFMLVAAMNPCPCGYLGDPLHPCSCTPVMVQRYRSRISGPLLDRIDIHIEVPAVKYRDLADGREGESSRAIGSRVEQAREVQRDRFRGSKVHSNAQMTPRFIKKFCEPDAAGSRLLELVTDRLGLSARSYSRILKVARTIADLDGSDAVREQHVSEAIQYRSLDRKTV is encoded by the coding sequence ATGCTTGCCAAGGCCCTTTCCAGCGCCCTCCTGGGTATCGACGCCGTCATCGTCGATGTGGAGGTGGATATCGCCCAGGGGCTGCCCCAGTTTGCCACCGTCGGCCTCCCCGACGGTGCAGTGAAGGAAAGCAAGGACCGGGTCAAGTCGGCCCTCAAGAATGCCGGCTACGACTTCCCCCCCCGCAAGATAACCGTCAACCTGGCCCCCGCCGACCTGAAAAAGGAGGGGGCCGCCTTCGATCTTCCCATTTCTGTAGGCATACTGGCCGCCACCGGTGTCATCAAGGGTGAAAGGCTCAAGGAATATCTCCTGTTGGGGGAACTGTCCCTGGATGGGAGCGTAAAGCCGGTTCGCGGCTGCCTGCCGGTTGCCGTGGCGGCCCGGAGCGCGGGGCTGCGCGGCATCGTCGTGCCCCTGGAGAACGCCCCGGAAGGGGCGGTGGTTGAGGGTGTGGATGTTATCGGCGTCAGGGAGCTGGCGGAGGTGGTGGAGTTCCTGAACGGGGAGCGGGAGATTGAACCGTTCCGGGTTGATGTGGCGGAGTTTTTCGAGCGAAGCGCCGAGGCCGGCGACGACTTTTCCGAGGTCAAGGGGCAGGAGCACGCCAAGCGGGCCCTGGAAGTGGCAGCTGCCGGCGCGCACAACATTATCATGATCGGCCCTCCCGGGTCCGGCAAGACGATGCTCTCCCGCCGCATCCCGACCATCCTTCCCCGGATGTCATTTGAAGAGGCCATAGAAACCACCAAGGTCTACAGCGTCATGGGACTCCTGGACCGGGAGAACGCCCTCGTGGCCCAGCGTCCGTTCCGGTCTCCCCATCATACCATCTCGGACGTGGGTTTGATCGGCGGCGGGAATATGCCCCGCCCCGGCGAAGTCTCCATGGCGAACCATGGCGTGCTGTTCCTGGACGAGCTCCCCGAGTTCAAGAAGCATGTCCTCGAAGTCCTCCGCCAGCCCCTTGAGGATGGCCGGGTCTCCATCTCCCGAGCCCTCATGTCGCTCACCTATCCGTCGCGCTTTATGCTCGTGGCGGCCATGAATCCCTGCCCCTGCGGCTACCTGGGGGATCCCCTCCACCCCTGTTCCTGCACGCCGGTCATGGTGCAGCGCTACCGGTCCCGGATCTCCGGGCCGCTGTTGGACCGGATCGACATCCATATTGAAGTCCCCGCCGTCAAGTACCGGGATCTGGCCGACGGCCGCGAGGGTGAAAGCTCCCGGGCCATCGGCAGCCGGGTGGAGCAGGCGCGGGAGGTTCAGAGGGATCGTTTCAGGGGCTCCAAGGTCCACAGCAATGCCCAGATGACACCCCGCTTCATAAAGAAGTTCTGCGAGCCGGACGCGGCCGGCAGCCGGCTGCTGGAACTGGTCACCGACCGTCTCGGCCTCTCGGCCCGTTCCTACAGCCGGATCCTCAAAGTGGCCCGCACCATCGCCGATCTGGACGGTAGCGATGCCGTGCGGGAGCAGCATGTCTCCGAAGCGATCCAGTACCGCAGTTTGGATCGGAAGACGGTCTGA
- a CDS encoding acetyl-CoA hydrolase/transferase C-terminal domain-containing protein produces MSEYGTLQDRVRCKSLMNKVMTAEETVQFFKPGMNLGWSGFTPAGYPKAVPIALADHVEKNNLQGKMKFNLFIGASVGAETEDRWATLDMIDRRWPYQTGKNIAAGINEGRIRMGDKHLSLFAQDLGYGFYTKDSESGKLDLAIIEVSAITEDGGLVPTTSCGVIPEILMICDKIIVEVNTGEPSFEGMHDIVVCNHPPKRQILGITHAGERIGTTYVPCDPSKIIAVVESKHRDKGRAFSEQDDTSEAIANNIIDFFSHEVKMGRLPKNLLPLQSGVGSIANAVIGGLAKGPFQNLTVYTEVLQDTMLDLFDSGKLDAASSCSLSLSETPGFPRFFENWEKYFDKITLRPLSISNAPEPIRRLGCIAMNTPVEIDIYAHANSTLVGGTRMINGLGGSGDFLRNGFLKIMHTPSSRPSKTDPTGISCVVPHCSHIDHTEHDLDCVVTEQGLADLRGMAPKERAKRIIEKCAHPDYKPILSEYLEIASKDCLAKKVGHEPQLWDRAFKMHLNLAQNGTMKIKNWDVKIDLCE; encoded by the coding sequence ATGTCTGAGTACGGCACACTGCAGGACCGCGTACGTTGCAAGTCGCTTATGAACAAGGTTATGACGGCTGAAGAGACGGTGCAGTTCTTCAAGCCTGGAATGAACCTCGGCTGGTCTGGCTTTACCCCGGCCGGTTACCCCAAGGCTGTACCCATTGCGCTGGCAGATCACGTTGAGAAGAACAACCTCCAGGGCAAGATGAAGTTCAACCTTTTCATCGGCGCTTCCGTCGGGGCCGAAACCGAAGACCGCTGGGCCACCCTCGACATGATCGACCGCCGCTGGCCGTACCAGACTGGCAAGAACATCGCCGCAGGCATCAACGAAGGGCGTATCCGGATGGGTGACAAGCACCTCTCCCTCTTTGCCCAGGACCTTGGCTACGGCTTCTACACCAAGGACAGCGAGTCCGGCAAGCTGGACCTCGCCATCATCGAAGTTTCCGCCATCACCGAGGACGGCGGCCTGGTTCCCACCACTTCCTGCGGCGTCATCCCCGAGATCCTCATGATCTGCGACAAGATCATCGTCGAGGTTAACACCGGCGAGCCTTCCTTCGAAGGTATGCATGACATCGTCGTCTGCAACCATCCCCCGAAGCGGCAGATCCTCGGCATCACCCATGCCGGCGAGCGGATCGGCACCACCTATGTGCCGTGCGACCCGAGCAAGATCATTGCTGTCGTCGAGTCCAAGCACCGGGACAAGGGGCGCGCCTTCTCCGAGCAGGACGATACCTCCGAGGCCATCGCCAACAACATCATCGACTTCTTCAGCCATGAAGTGAAGATGGGCCGTCTGCCCAAGAACCTCCTGCCGCTCCAGTCGGGTGTTGGTTCCATCGCCAACGCCGTCATCGGCGGCCTGGCAAAGGGACCGTTCCAGAACCTGACCGTTTACACCGAGGTTCTCCAGGACACCATGCTCGATCTGTTCGACTCGGGCAAGCTGGACGCCGCTTCTTCCTGCTCCCTCTCCCTTTCCGAGACCCCGGGCTTCCCCCGCTTCTTCGAGAACTGGGAGAAGTACTTCGACAAGATCACCCTCCGGCCGCTCTCCATCTCCAACGCTCCTGAGCCGATCCGCCGTCTCGGGTGTATCGCCATGAACACCCCGGTCGAGATCGACATCTATGCCCACGCCAACTCCACGCTGGTCGGCGGCACCAGGATGATCAACGGCCTCGGCGGCTCCGGCGACTTCCTCCGCAACGGCTTCCTGAAAATCATGCACACCCCGTCGAGCCGTCCCTCCAAGACCGACCCGACCGGTATCTCCTGCGTGGTGCCGCACTGCTCCCACATCGACCACACCGAGCACGATCTGGATTGCGTCGTTACCGAGCAGGGTCTGGCTGACCTCCGCGGCATGGCTCCGAAGGAGCGCGCCAAGCGGATCATCGAGAAGTGCGCCCATCCGGACTACAAGCCGATTCTCAGCGAGTACCTCGAAATTGCCAGCAAGGACTGCCTTGCCAAGAAGGTCGGCCACGAGCCGCAACTGTGGGACCGCGCCTTCAAGATGCATCTCAACCTGGCCCAGAACGGCACCATGAAGATCAAGAACTGGGATGTGAAGATCGACCTCTGCGAATAA
- the prpB gene encoding methylisocitrate lyase — translation MSEHISAGRRFRRAIEAERPLQVVGTINAYCAILAEKAGHRAIYLSGAGVANASFGLPDLGITSRNDVLEEVRRITGVSPLPLLVDIDTGWGEEFGIARTVKEMIRAGAAAVHLEDQVEPKRCGHRPNKSVVSRSRMADRIKVAVDARDDGDFMIMARTDALATEGLEAAVERAALYVEAGAESIFAEGVTDLATYSQFADAIAVPLLANMTEFGKTPYYTKEQFAEQGVAMVLYPLSAFRAMSKAALDVYETILHAGTQEPVVAAMQPREELYDLLHYYDYEQTLDRLSARGTAESGEEGR, via the coding sequence ATGTCTGAGCACATTTCTGCCGGAAGGCGTTTCCGCAGGGCCATTGAAGCTGAAAGGCCTCTTCAGGTTGTGGGGACGATCAACGCATACTGCGCAATACTGGCCGAAAAAGCAGGCCACAGGGCAATTTACCTTTCCGGCGCCGGGGTCGCCAACGCGTCGTTCGGCCTTCCCGACTTGGGCATAACTTCCCGCAATGATGTCCTGGAAGAGGTCCGGCGCATTACCGGCGTTTCGCCTCTTCCCCTGCTGGTCGACATCGATACGGGATGGGGAGAGGAATTCGGGATCGCCCGTACGGTTAAGGAGATGATTCGCGCAGGGGCGGCAGCGGTTCACCTTGAGGACCAGGTGGAACCGAAGCGCTGCGGCCATCGCCCCAACAAGTCCGTTGTTTCGAGGAGCAGAATGGCCGACCGGATAAAGGTCGCTGTGGATGCCAGAGACGATGGGGATTTCATGATAATGGCCCGTACCGATGCCCTGGCGACCGAAGGGCTTGAAGCAGCCGTCGAAAGGGCTGCCCTCTATGTGGAGGCAGGCGCGGAGAGCATCTTTGCGGAGGGGGTGACCGATCTGGCGACGTACAGTCAGTTTGCCGATGCCATCGCCGTGCCGCTCCTGGCAAACATGACCGAATTCGGGAAAACGCCCTACTACACGAAAGAGCAGTTTGCCGAGCAGGGGGTGGCCATGGTGCTCTATCCGCTGAGCGCTTTCCGGGCCATGAGCAAGGCCGCGCTCGATGTGTATGAAACCATCCTCCACGCCGGGACCCAGGAACCGGTTGTGGCTGCCATGCAACCCCGGGAGGAACTCTACGACCTGCTCCACTATTACGATTACGAGCAGACGCTCGACCGGCTGTCTGCCCGTGGCACTGCCGAAAGCGGGGAGGAGGGCCGATGA
- a CDS encoding GntR family transcriptional regulator, protein MRPPVNDANQSAPPLTDRIFDVLQDSIIRGEIPAGSKISEPELAKAYGVSRGTLREAMSRLEERHLVVRAPNHGARVISLSYEELIETYQIREALGGLGCRLAVRNMTDSEIEELKRLLDEHEKSIEEDQGLSYYQKEGEFDFHYRILQGSRNKKLLTILDGGLYQLIRMYRYQFSNESPRPLLALKEHRRIVEAIEERDEDLAELLMRRHIRTARLSVEERHKKAMAKDGGNV, encoded by the coding sequence ATGAGACCTCCGGTTAACGATGCCAACCAGTCCGCCCCCCCATTGACGGATCGGATTTTTGACGTCCTGCAGGACTCAATCATTAGGGGCGAGATTCCCGCAGGGAGCAAGATTTCAGAGCCCGAGCTGGCCAAGGCATACGGCGTAAGCCGGGGAACATTGCGCGAAGCCATGAGCCGCCTGGAAGAAAGGCATCTTGTCGTCCGGGCGCCGAACCACGGTGCCAGGGTCATCTCCCTTTCCTATGAGGAACTGATCGAGACCTACCAGATTCGCGAAGCCCTCGGGGGGTTGGGATGCAGGCTCGCCGTCCGGAACATGACCGACAGCGAGATCGAAGAATTGAAAAGGCTTCTGGATGAGCACGAGAAGAGTATTGAGGAAGATCAGGGGCTTTCCTATTACCAGAAGGAAGGGGAATTCGATTTCCACTACCGGATTCTGCAGGGAAGCCGCAACAAGAAGCTGTTGACCATTCTGGACGGCGGTCTCTACCAGTTGATCAGGATGTACCGGTACCAGTTCAGCAATGAAAGCCCCCGGCCATTACTGGCGCTCAAGGAGCATCGCCGTATTGTCGAGGCCATTGAGGAGCGGGACGAGGATCTGGCGGAACTTCTCATGCGCCGCCACATACGAACGGCACGCCTTAGTGTCGAGGAACGGCACAAAAAAGCCATGGCAAAGGACGGGGGCAATGTCTGA
- a CDS encoding cation diffusion facilitator family transporter, with product MHADAHLDQSITGRFKYAIFLTAVTLAAEVAGGIWTNSLALLSDAAHVFLDLFALVLSLAAIRLAAYPVSDTRTFGWHRTEVFASFINGATVFLMALGIFYEAWERLLHPVEVKSLPMLIIAAIGLVMNLIAASALHSHSHDDLNVHSAFLHVIGDAAASVGVIIGGIIMYYTNWYILDALISAGIGCVIFWGSWRVIRESSHILLEGVPRGMSTQQVAAAMAEVEGVNAVHHMNIWTICSHILALSAHIDVKPEQKERQAEVLRQIEEMLFERYHISHTTLQAECTRCVEAPPVIKELRHRPRHNQPHDHDHDHDHHDHGHHAHDH from the coding sequence ATGCACGCTGACGCGCACCTTGACCAAAGCATTACCGGACGATTCAAATACGCCATCTTTCTGACTGCCGTGACCCTGGCGGCCGAGGTAGCAGGGGGGATATGGACCAACTCCCTGGCGCTCCTTTCGGACGCCGCCCACGTCTTCCTCGACCTTTTCGCCCTGGTGCTGTCGCTGGCAGCCATCAGGCTTGCGGCCTACCCGGTCTCCGACACCCGCACCTTCGGCTGGCACCGGACCGAAGTCTTTGCTTCCTTCATCAACGGCGCCACGGTATTCCTCATGGCGCTGGGGATATTCTACGAAGCATGGGAGCGATTGCTCCATCCGGTGGAAGTAAAGAGCCTCCCGATGCTGATCATCGCCGCAATCGGCCTCGTCATGAACCTGATCGCCGCATCGGCCCTCCATAGCCACTCCCACGACGACCTGAACGTCCACAGCGCCTTTCTCCATGTCATCGGCGACGCGGCGGCCTCGGTGGGAGTAATCATCGGCGGCATCATCATGTACTACACAAACTGGTACATCCTGGACGCCCTCATCTCCGCCGGCATTGGATGCGTCATCTTCTGGGGCTCCTGGCGGGTCATCCGCGAGTCGTCCCATATCCTGCTTGAAGGGGTTCCCCGCGGCATGAGCACCCAACAGGTGGCTGCGGCCATGGCGGAGGTGGAAGGGGTGAATGCCGTTCACCACATGAATATCTGGACCATCTGCTCCCATATCCTGGCGCTTTCGGCCCACATCGACGTTAAGCCGGAGCAAAAGGAGCGGCAGGCAGAGGTGCTGCGGCAGATCGAAGAGATGCTGTTCGAGCGCTATCACATATCCCACACCACTCTCCAGGCCGAGTGCACCCGGTGCGTGGAGGCGCCGCCCGTCATCAAGGAACTGCGCCACCGCCCCCGTCACAACCAACCCCATGACCACGATCATGATCATGATCATCACGACCATGGGCACCATGCGCACGATCACTAG